In one window of Candidatus Neomarinimicrobiota bacterium DNA:
- a CDS encoding siphovirus Gp157 family protein → MPEGEEIREDLNKVFRAVQDKWNRLKQETQQRESRMEDDKAENIAKVLKELDGQSSTLANEIKRLQERKSTIETNSRNLKKYLQQSMESVGKR, encoded by the coding sequence ATGCCTGAGGGGGAAGAGATCCGAGAGGATCTGAATAAGGTTTTTCGAGCCGTGCAGGATAAATGGAACCGCCTGAAACAGGAAACGCAGCAACGTGAGAGCAGAATGGAAGACGACAAAGCAGAAAACATCGCCAAAGTGTTAAAAGAGTTGGACGGTCAGTCCTCTACACTTGCGAATGAGATTAAACGTCTACAGGAGCGGAAATCGACGATTGAGACTAACAGCCGGAACTTAAAGAAATACTTGCAACAATCCATGGAATCAGTTGGCAAGCG